agctttgggaaaaaaaaccaaaaaacaacaacccaacCCAAAATAGGATTGAAGCCCCAGTGCAGCTGTCGGGAACACTTCAAATTTCCCTGTGTATACAGTTTGGTCACTTTGAATGCAGAGCCCATCAGTATTTTGCCCGAGTCACGCTTCTCCTCTTCCATGAAGCTGCCTGCCAGAGCCCGTGCTTTATGTCCATACTTCCATCTCAGTCAGACAGCGGAGCTAGGGTCATGGAGAGCATTTTTCACCAGATAGGGAGTTCATTTTCCGTcctctcagcagcacagcccagaggagcAAAGGATGATCAGGCCAGCCTTGTAACACGAATTTAGCCTAGCCTGAATAAAAGGCCTCTGAGCTTCCAGGAGATACCCTCCTAGCAACAGATGCAGAGGGGTGGGAGGCACCTGTGGGAGCAGCAACATATTTAAGCATCATGATATTTATCAATTTTATCATCTGTCTTGCAGCTGAGTCTAagacatgggaaaaacaaagcaagggTCACACAAGACCAATGAACTAATCAGAGGctggaaagacaagaaaagatgaaaagggATAAGATAAATATGTGTATctcagctgtgcaggacagctAAGGAGGGTTGTTATTACTATCCAAAAGGAACAGTctccagggaagaaaaaggagtcTTTATCCTATTCCAAGGGCTTGTAACTCAATGTGACAGGAGAAATTCTGAAACATAAATATGGGTttaacagacaaaaaaataaagtgtctTGTAATGTCATTTGTTAAAATGAAGTGACTTCCCACAGAGAGCAGCCAAGGCTCTTGGCTTGTCTCTGCGCTGGAAAGGGGACATATTTTCCTGTGGAAAGGCAGAAGGTGGTGGTGAGGAGTTAGAGCAAGTAATGAAGAATGGATTGACCTGCCAGGCTCTTTGTCTTCCAGCTTTCTGCCTGTCCGAAACAGCCTGTGCCTGTTGCTTCCCCTCCTTGCCATTCAATGCCTGAATTTGACAGTAGTCACAAGAGAACTTTTCTGCTTGCGTATATGCTGGGAACTAGCAAACTAGGGATGCTAGAGAATCATGTAGCAGTATCAGACCCTTGGAAAAGCTGTTGTGGCATTATTTAATGCGCTGTGCAGCTCAGGGGGCTGCATGAAAGAAGCTATGGCTGTTTTAGAGCTGCAGAAATGGTGCCAAATAGAAAAGAGATCTGGACAATCATGTCTTTTGCTTTGGGCAGAAAGTATTCAGAACATTGTGGTGGCCAAACACTTGAGAGCAGTAGGTGGAATATGTGCTTGAGTTACTGTGCTTTGCAGCCTAGCATGCACTGCAGCTCACTGCACATCACTGTCAGGGCTCTGAGTTTAACTTGGTTCAAGCTGACCATTATACAGGCCTTTAAAGCCTACATAGAGAGTAGCATGCTTCAGATAAATCCCTATGCTTAAGAAATAAGAGATGAACCACTACAGAGGTCTTCCCCTGatccttccagctgctgcaccCTGGGAGCTGTCCCACTTCCATATCTGCTGGTGCTGATCACTCCTTAATGCCTGCAGATGAGCGTGCTTTGTGGCACCAAACACCCCTTTGCTTATGAAGGGCTTCTTGCAGACATTATCCATGTCTGAGGATAATACAAGCCaaaatctgcttcattttctcttacATTTAGACAACCTTCCCAGCACTTGTGGCTGCAAGGGAAATTTTCAGAGAATTAATTGTCTTCTTGAGGGTTTGGCTGGCTGGCATTATGGGTTTGCAGAAGGGTGAATTCCAGCATCCTCACTAATTATTCTACCTCTGTGTTGTTGCATTTGTCACATAGATCATAGGATAGTTTAAAGCTCAAGGGCCTGATGTTACCTAGTGGCACAGTCCCCAGTAGGGAATAAGCACTTCAGAGATAAATTCTAGTGTGGATATGGTGAGATGTGGATCTCATTGGTACTCCTCTGACAGCAGAGCCCTGTCAAAGGAGTTGGTAAAACGGAAGCAGAGAGAACAGCAAGAATGAGAAGCTGGGAGCAGAAACTTCCAGAAACAGGCCTGTCACTGAATTGATTGTAGCATCAAATGACATCTATAGAAAGATCATGCATACATGTATCTTTAGGCAATAGGAAAAGAAACACCTCAGTATTGGTATGAGAACATTCAAAGAGTAATATTGCTTAAATATACACACACTTTTTCAAAGTAACTAAAGTGACATACAAATACAACGCAAGTTATGCATAATTCCTGGATGGTTAAACAGGTACTGAAAATACAGTTTGCTTTCCAGCAGCATCTGTCAGAAGGCTAAAGGAAGCATAATgtcatatatatgtgtatatatatattccaaTTCCTTTCAGGAAAGGGAACGAGATCTTGTGATTTCAATGAGGATCAGTTGGGCAAGCTTTGGTGTCCCTTTCCCTGCACTTCAGGTCATCCCATTcacttttattgtttttgttagtttcagatttttctctttttgtttttttttttggttttttttggttttttgttttgttttgttttgttttgttttggtttggtttggttttgtttttttgtgttttttttttttttagcatttcatttcttctgtttcttcttctgtctCTTTATTTACCTTTCTGGCCTGCTTTTGGGATTTCAATGGGAATAATTTGAGCAACTTTTGGTCCTTTTCACTGCACCTCTTTTCATCTCAGTACATTTGATTGTAGTCATGCCATTTGcaaattttctggattttttcagTTGCACTTGATTTGATCATATCTCGTTTCCAGAGCATTTGTTACACTTGGTTCTCTGATTTCAAGATATCATTCCCTTTTATGAAAggtagaatatatatttttgtgtaagcttttttctttcttgtttttgttttaatatgtgTAATGTGACCTCTATTTTAAACAGACTCTTGTAATTACAGCCTATTGACATTTTTCCTGGACTGGGCAAGGATGTGGTAGAAtgttttaatgttgttttttcctcagtttaaCTGTGTCCTAAGAATAAGAAATAATCACACCATTGATAGGGTTTGTACTATCCTCCCCAGACTTGAACTTCATGTGAAAATAGGGTGAGATGAACAGAAGTAACTTACAGCATTGATAACACTTCAGCCTTCCACGAAGATTTGACTTCTATTCATCAAATATAGCAGAAAACAATATATACTCCTCTTTATGAATGGTGTGGCCTTCTGTGGTGAGGAAACTGAAGTTACTGTTAAATCTTGCCTTATTGTCATTCTGCCATTCACTTCATAACTTGGCCCCTAAATATCACCCCCTCTTTTCTGATCTTCAAAGTATTTGAAACTCTTCCCAGCCTGATTCATCTGCATGTTTTAACACTGTATGCTCTGTGCATATCAGCAGATGATGCTGTTTATGAATGATTCCATGCTAAGAAGAGACCCCTGATTCCCCAAAGGAATTGTCTCTAGGCTTGTCAAGGAGCTATTTTGAGTGCAAACTCTGAAAAAGTTGTACTTCCAGCTTACAATGAATTTTACTTTGACATTTTCCTAGTTGCTTAAAAATGGACTATAAGATTTATTATTGTCAGGGTTAAGACATCTCTATTTTCCCCCCTTGCCTGATAACTTAGTTATTGTAGCAAGGAGTGTtgtattaatttgaaatatCTTGATCTTGACTGCCTGCTCTGTTGGCAGAAGCAGTTGACCAGTTTACTGAATGAAAGTGTGTAAAAAGTGATGGTTTAATCTTTTGTTCCATTGCCTTTCTGACCTTTGAAGTCTGCCAGTCAAAAAATCACTGTACCACTAGGAAATTAGGCATTTGGTATGGTACTAGAGATTTCTCAGGAATGGTTCATTAGTTACTTCACAGAGTTTAAGGATTAAAAGTGCTGTTTTCTTGAGAAAAGGTGAATTTTCTTCATCCTATTCTTTCCCTATTATGACCTATGTTCTTCATACTCTGTTTAAAGTAAATACTGTATCTCAATTAAGCAAAAGGTGAAGATGACATGCTCAGTGTTTGCAATCTGCCctctgctgaaaacaaaaactgttgCCAGTGTTAGTCCCTAGGTCTTTGTACATAAAGAAAGTGGTTTGTCAAAACAAAGACACAGTATGATTTAAGCTGCTTGGAAATGTAATGGCAGACCATGGCAGTTGTTGTATTTGGGGGTAGCTCTAACATGAAGTTAAATCAGAAAAGGGCTTACATGGCTCTCAGAAAAGGGCCAGACAAGGAAGGACACATGATCCTGCAGATGATCTCCTGTTACCTTCTGAAGGTTTATAAATAGCTTTGACCCCATAAGGTGTTTTTGCAACAGTCTACAGCTTGCTCTCACAGTGTTCTGAGATTTCCTCACGTGTTTGCATTCAGCATCTAAAAGTAAACACACTGAGTGGGTGTAAACTTGTTCCGATCATTCACATATTAACCCAAGGAAAAAACATCCTTTCCAGTTTGTACCTGTAATCTTCATGCTGGACCAGGTTCCAGCTGCCCATCTGCAGCTGGCATAAATTTGCATAAAAGCTAACCTAAACCTTGTTGCATTTATAGATGATGTAAAAAATGTGATGGTGCATAAGGCCTTTGTCATTATTAAATTTCTACTGGGGTATGATATGATGTGATGGTGCACTATTCTGTTGTCAGTTTGCCTTGACTGCTTCACACAGTGGCAAACTGCAGACACATAGGCAGTGCCTGCCCCATGTCCAGAAGAGGAGATGATCagttcctgcctctgctccttctTCCTGAGCCACAGCCATGGAAGACACATACTCACTTGAACTAAAAGGTAAAGTCTGCAACTTCACTGTTGAGTTACAGATCCCCCTGTACCTAAGGTACCTCCAGGACTAGCTTAATACTGCTGCTGAGCTATAATTAATGGGATGTTTATTACATTTGGCTAGAAAAGATGAGTGTGAGGAACTGTTATCCAGGGTGTTCTGGCAGGAGCCAACTGAAACAAGTCAGATTAGGCTGTGAGGGTCTGTCTGGACTGTGGAAGAGCAGCCCTCAGTCAGGCTCCCTAACTCTACTGACTGCTTAGTGAtacagccccagggcagcacGTTTCACCCTGAATTACAATctgccaaaaaaataaaaacaaggatTCTACTTGCTAAATATACTTCTGGGTGGTGGGCAAGGGCTCTCAGCCTGACACTAAGATAtaagaaatctgtatttttagatCTGAGCAATATGAAAAGCTTAGCTTTCcaaaaaagtggaaaaacagaaaaaaaaaaaaaaaaactgtgaaaaactAATTTCTGAATGTGTTATTCTATTCTttttttggtccatttccattttctttctccaaatattttgaagaaaagcaaTTGGTGCTCAATGAttaaattctctattcagtGTTTGCCACCTATTTGAGCCTTTTGCAAAGCTGTTCTTGAATCCTCATTGCTGCTACTTCTAAGAGAGCTACGCTTATGTAGCAGTAACAGAAATATGTTAGTTTAGTTAGTCATggagttttggaaaaaaaacagaacagagcaTGCATAGGCAATTAAGAGTACAGGtaaggagaaaacaaagaatgGTAGAGGAGATTAACACAGATAACCTAGTGGAAGAAGTAACAAATATATTCACCAGTATCAGGAGAGAATGTAAGcaacatttctgttttcattcaaGAAGTCTTGTAGAACTGAGCAAAGTGCTGAGTCTCTGGCTACATGGCTTATACAGCAGCTTCACTGTGGATCCGTGGGACAGCAGGCTTTGTAGAGGGTCTTCAGCAGTGCTAGGCAGTCTCTGAACTGgagtctctttttttcctctcttgctcctatttttccctgtttcctcctcctccctggctTAAAACTGTCTGTAGGGTAAGGCCATATAAACTTCTTGTATCCAGAGCATCATCCTGCAGCAAGTTATGCCAGAGGTCTACTATCAGTTGGTGAAGAACCACCTCTTTTTGCACATTTTGACTTGGACTTCATTAGTTTCATTTGATtactttttagatttttttttttaatttggaaggGACAGCAAAGAGTTATTCCCTGTTTTCCACAAGCAGACATTAATGGTATCTGGCTGAGACTTTGTTTCAACATTCATTTATTCTTCTGCTGCCTCATGACCTTCTCACTTCCAAATAGTAACTGTATTTACTTAATTACCTTGATTAAAAAAGTGCAAAGATTTTAGCTGGCTTGTTGTGGCTCTCAACAACCAGAACTGCAGGAATGTTGGAATGTGGACACTACTGGGCTAGccaacagcaacaatattaacaAGTCCTAGGTGGTCTTCAGACAACCTCAGCTAAAGGGAGAAATAGTACTGCCTGTTTACATACAACTTGGAGAAACTGGGTAGGAAACAGGCGTGCTTGCTCATGACCCTCACGTGAGAAAACCATGAGAGTAGAAGAGTATGTGATGTTTTTGCTCGTCACAGGCTAAGGTAACACAGGAATGTTATAAAGAGTGATTGTTGTCTCCTGAATCTCCTCCTGACTTTTGATGCTTTTAATCCAGTGTTCTGATACAGGGAGATTACTGCTTGGCAGTTACAAGGACAAGGCTTTTTAAACTGCAGTTTTGCACTGCTAAAATGAGCAGCTCTTCCTTAAAGGGGcactcctgccccttcctctctcctctaTTCAGTGCTAACCCTTGTTTTTATCCCACTACAAGCTGGTTTTCGTGGAGTTAAACCTTCAGAAGTCTGCTTGCTGCCTTTTCCAGCGCTACCTTTTGCTGGTTTAGCTTTTATGTACCACCTCACTCTGCAGACAGGAGAGTCCTGGTGTTGACAGGAACAGAACTGCCTGTTCCCATGGCATCTGTTAAAGCACTGTAACCCATAATGAAACTAGCACTCTTACATTCAGATGTGCCATCTAACATTTATCTTCCTCAGCAGGCAAAGGTTATGATCCACAGGGATAATCACCAGCATTGTCTTTCCTTGCTCAAAGTCCTCCCTGTACTGCAGATTTTCCCATCTGTGCATCATCCTGGCTTTTCTCGCAGACGCTGCCTCTGCGCAGGACGGAAATGTGCATCTTTGGAACCCAAGAGAGAAGCAAGTGATGCTGACAGTGCCCTTGCCAAACCTTTAGCTACATGGTAGCCTTTCTCATCACTGCATGCAGCAGAAATAACTTTCCCATTTTTGGTACTCTGCATGCTGTTGCAGTTTGAGTGAGTATGGGGGCAGTCATATAAAGCTATGATGTCAGCACCATCACGTGCTGTATTGTTCCAGCACAAATACATGTCGGTGACTAAgcatgaaaaagagaaattcatCCCATAGAGGTCATTAATAACAGACCCTGGCTGTAAAAAGATGGTCCACAAAGGGAAGGGGTAGGGGCTGGGACTCAGGGCAGCATGGGACTTCAGGTGACAAGTGAGGAAAATGCTATTAAAAGGACCATACCGTAATTATCAAAATGCATCAAAAGAGGCAGCCTGGTGCAGCTGTACCTGCTGGCTCTTGTGTAAAGCCAACTGATCCAGCAGTGCAAAAATCTGGTAAGGAGGgtcacagagctgcagcctctgtcTGTACTGGAAAACTAGTGGGTGTATCTTCAACTTCCagatgttttcttcatttcaaataCCCCTTGGGATAATATCTTGCCTTTACTGCAACCACCTAGAAGCCAAGCTGTGATAAATTCTGCAGAGTTATATAAAATGGAGACAAAGCTGATCTCTCTACCTTGTCGTTACACATTTGATTCCAAATGAGGATTTAAGCAGATCAGGATCTCCTTATGGATTTTCCTCCTCTCATTCTTTGTTCATCGGTAGCCAGAAACGCCTGACCAAGCCCTTGCCCCACACAAGAGCAGTACGGGTTTTAGCCTGTTGTGTACTGGATGTGTGAAAGAGCTACGATGGTTGCGTTTCGCCCTCAGCACACGATTCCCGGCCTAAGACCCCATGCGGCCCGGGTTGTTTATCCCCGCTGCCGCCCCAACATGGCTCCCACATGAggggcgcggcgcggcccccCCGCCCTGACCTGGATTCCCCGGGGAGGGGCGTGGCCGCCGCCTCCGCCAATCGCCGCGCGGGGCGGTGCTGACGCGCGGGGCCGCCTCCATTTCGCGGCGCAGCGCCGGCGTTGCGCAGCAGTCGGAGCCGTCTGTCGCCCGGGGAGGACGTATCTGCCCGTCCGATTCACCGATCATCTGCCGTGCCGCACAGCGCAGCCGTCCGGCTCGGCCTGCACCGAGACCCACAGCCCAGGTTCGTAAAAGCTCCAGGTTCGTAAAAGCTTCCTCGCAGAGCGGAGCACGGGGGAAGCGGAGCGTGTGCGATGCGGGGCGCTTCTGCTGTGTGCCCGGCTGGCCCGCGGGCTCCTGGCTGGCGTTGTCGCCTCTCCGTTCCGCTCGGTGCGCGCCGCGGCGGGGTCGGTGCCGCAGGCGGGTGCGGCACGGCCGCCATTTTGTGGCAGAGCGATGGcgtttgcttttcttcttcgGCTGGGGGGGCGGAGCTAACTGGGAGGGGCGGCGctgggcggggccgggggccgcGCGCCGGGCTCCTATTGGGGGAGCAGTGAGGAGGTGTCCGCCCGCCGCCTTCCCATTGGCCCctggcgggggcggggccgggtgGCGCAGTGCGGCAGCGGGCGGTGCTGAGTCACCGGGCGGGCCTGACGCGCCTGTCCCCGCAGCAGGGCCGCGCACACACAGCCATGAGCGGCTGCCGCGTCTTCATCGGGAGGCTGAACCCGGCCGCCAGGGAGAAGGATGTGGAGAGGTTCTTCAAGGGGTACGGCCGCATCCGCGACATCGACCTGAAGAGGGGCTTCGGCTTCGTGGTGAGTGCGTCCCCTTTCCCTTGCCCACCCCCTTAGTGCACACTCGCATTTCAGGTTTATGAAGCTGCTTcgaaagaaaattaattaacgTGCCCATCAAGGCACACCACGTGATAAATAGGCATCTGCTCGTTCATGGGAATGTAATTGCTTGGTTTTGTTGTCTTGGTTTTGCAGGAGTTTGAGGATCCGAGGGATGCAGATGATGCTGTTTATGAATTGGATGGAAAAGAACTTTGCAGTGAGAGGTGAGGTATCCTATTTCATGACTACACAAGCTTGGGGATCTAAAATAAAAGTCAATTTCAATTTGAATTGTGTTATCCATATTCGTCAGactattttggttttgtttcgTTCGTCTTATCTTTGTCCTGAGAATTACAACTGCatacaaaagaagaaatatgtaAAAACACGTGTTGTGTTACGTGTTTCCCTTCACAGGGTGACCATTGAGCATGCCAGAGCACGCTCgaggggcagaggcagagggaggTACTCTGACCGGTTCAGTAGCCGCCGCCCGCGCAGTGACAGGAGGTACGTGCAGCTTTGAACcaatacagtttaaaaaaagaatgcttTGGGCTCATCCCAGAGAATGTGAGCTGCAACAAGCTATTAAAAGGTGTTGTTTGCCTTTTAAGTAGTTTGATGTGGGAGCGGGATAGTGAAGATTACAGAACTTCTCAGATATGCCTGTCATCCTTACGTTCCCTCCCCTAAGTACTTACTGCCTGCCCTAGATTGTTCTGGGCGTTACATAGTTCAGGTCATAGTACTAAAGATGATACGCTGATGCTAGCTCTTGGTACAGAGTTTGTTAATATTAACATGGTTATATTGCATTTACTGATAGAAGTCTGAATTGtttgtttcaaaacagaaatgccCCACCTCTAAGAACAGAAAATCGCCTCATAGTGGAAAATTTGTCTTCTCGTGTCAGCTGGCAGGTTTGTTGAAACATGATTAACTATTTTGACTTCATTTAATGGGTATGTAATGGaatgtaattattttgtaaaataattaaagtaaaACCTAATTTATTAAAACGTTTATGTAATTAATATGATTTTTAGTAAAGtaacttaaatattttgaatgaaAGCTAGTTAATGTTAATTCATAGTAATAAATTTATATGTTTGAggatatatatttatttttttttcttgtttttaaaatccattttaaccACATATTAAACCCTTTATTTGCCAGCCTATCTGTGTCGTTGGCCTTATGACGAGGAGTGCCTGTGGGTTATCCTAATCGTTCTGTCTTGGTCACTCTTGGTCGGGCCTGGTTGACTTTCCAGTCAGCTCCTACAATGTCACTTGGCCACCTCTAGATCTGTGTTTGCCGGTCTAGACGTAATCGATGCACTCCTTAAAGTGCCACATTGCAGCGGTCCCAGAGCGTTAACGAGATCTGATTCCTAAGTTGAGAGCTGTTCTTCCTGTAACGCTTCCGAATAACGAGGTCCTGGTCGAAAAGAGTTGAAAGATTGGAAATTAGGTGGTCGTTGGAATCCTGATCGCAGTAAAGTGGTCCTTGGTGACATCAAGCATAGAGAATGGATCCATCCATAGTCTCCTGATAGGGAGGGCAGTGCGATTAATGGCTTCCATCGACTGGGTAGTGTTCGGCAAGTGGGTGGCGAAGAGCCAGTCGGGCATATGTCATGACGGTATCTCCGGTCGCTTAATGCAGTTTGCTGCTTGGCTAGCCTAGGGAAATGTTTATAAAGGTAAAGTAAActatatttttaatgacataTGGGGCACAAAATAATTGGTGTTatgtaaatgtaattttgtaTTCATATAAGACTTGTAATGTAAATGGAGACTGAAACAGTCCAAAAATATATGGGTAGTATTTCAAAGTCAATTCAATAGAtataaaaatgtgctttttatttcttttttttctctctctttctttctctttgttatTTAATCTATAAAATCATTTTAGACTAATATTAACCTTAATGTTAAGACCCTTTATTAGCATTTTGCTTAAAGCAATAtgcttttctcatttatttcgTGCCCTGATACAGATCATGATACAGATAATGCAGTTTTGATAACAAGTATGGCAGTTGCCATGTATGTGATTTATCTAACAACTTCTCTTTCAGTAGTCataaatttcttttgtttgctttaaactACTTTTGTATAAGTAAATGTTAATTTCACTTCTTTGTGTAACAAAAGTGGTCTTGTGTTAGGATCTCAAAGACTTCATGAGGCAAGCCGGGGAAGTAACCTTTGCAGATGCACACAGACCTAAGTTAAATGAAGGGTAAGCCTGTCAAGTGATCTCTTGAAAGCTGTAGAGTAACCTGTATATGTAATATTTGGGGAGGGAAGCTGGCTACTTTCGGTGTCAGCAGCTGTTTCTGGCTTAATTTAGCTACCCTTTGAAAATGCATGTGGGAAATGTTTGGGGAGGGGAATTTTTCATGCTTCAGTGATGACAAGGGATAATTACACTGAGCAGTgtaggttttggggttttgtttgtttttttccatgtgtaaATTTTGCTTGTAATGGTAACTACAACATGTAATAGTGAGCtttatgtttgggtttttttttccatagggTGGTTGAATTTGCCTCTTACAGTGATTTAAAGAATGCTATTGAAAAGCTTTCTGGTAAAGAAATTAACGGAAGGAAAATCAAACTAATTGAAGGCAGCAAAAGGCACAGGTATGGATTTCTACTCTTCTAATAATGCTTAAACATTCACTGAGAAATTTGGAAGTCAGTGACCAGGCAGCCAAGCTGGAGAGCTGTGGAGTGCCTGGTTACGGCCGAGCCTGTGAGGTTCTGTAGCTGGCACTGACTGGCGCTCCCTGTTGGCTCCTCAGTAGGTCCAGGAGCAGGTCACGGTCGCGCAGCAGG
The window above is part of the Vidua macroura isolate BioBank_ID:100142 chromosome 6, ASM2450914v1, whole genome shotgun sequence genome. Proteins encoded here:
- the LOC128808992 gene encoding uncharacterized protein LOC128808992; amino-acid sequence: MAVWANGKAAGGHLLTAPPIGARRAAPGPAQRRPSQLAPPPQPKKKSKRHRSATKWRPCRTRLRHRPRRGAHRAERRGDNASQEPAGQPGTQQKRPASHTLRFPRAPLCEEAFTNLELLRTWAVGLGAGRAGRLRCAARQMIGESDGQIRPPRATDGSDCCATPALRREMEAAPRVSTAPRGDWRRRRPRPSPGNPGASHPSASVARRVSPGSSEAFYSG
- the SRSF5 gene encoding serine/arginine-rich splicing factor 5 isoform X1, yielding MSGCRVFIGRLNPAAREKDVERFFKGYGRIRDIDLKRGFGFVEFEDPRDADDAVYELDGKELCSERVTIEHARARSRGRGRGRYSDRFSSRRPRSDRRNAPPLRTENRLIVENLSSRVSWQDLKDFMRQAGEVTFADAHRPKLNEGVVEFASYSDLKNAIEKLSGKEINGRKIKLIEGSKRHSRSRSRSRSRSRSSSGSRSRSRSRSRKSYSRSRSRSRSKSRSVSRSPLPSKSQKRGSSSRSKSPSSVDRQRSRSRSRSVDSGN
- the SRSF5 gene encoding serine/arginine-rich splicing factor 5 isoform X2, with the protein product MSGCRVFIGRLNPAAREKDVERFFKGYGRIRDIDLKRGFGFVEFEDPRDADDAVYELDGKELCSERVTIEHARARSRGRGRGRYSDRFSSRRPRSDRRNAPPLRTENRLIVENLSSRVSWQDLKDFMRQAGEVTFADAHRPKLNEGVVEFASYSDLKNAIEKLSGKEINGRKIKLIEGSKRHRSRSRSRSRSRSSSGSRSRSRSRSRKSYSRSRSRSRSKSRSVSRSPLPSKSQKRGSSSRSKSPSSVDRQRSRSRSRSVDSGN